A window of Sulfurimonas gotlandica GD1 contains these coding sequences:
- a CDS encoding deoxycytidylate deaminase: MLSDQNFINIAQELATASKCVSKQVGAVIVKDGRILSTGYNGTPAGFTNCCDHWNGEYTPDHHEWSKTYEIHAEMNAIIWAARKGISIEGASIFVTLEPCSECSKNLIASGIKRIVYAKEYEHTHSDTISKFIKDNGVSIEQLAPKV; the protein is encoded by the coding sequence ATGTTAAGTGATCAAAACTTCATAAATATTGCACAAGAGCTTGCTACAGCTTCAAAGTGTGTATCTAAACAGGTCGGTGCAGTTATTGTAAAAGATGGTCGTATCTTAAGTACTGGTTACAACGGTACACCGGCAGGATTTACAAACTGTTGCGATCACTGGAACGGTGAGTATACTCCAGATCATCATGAGTGGTCAAAGACTTATGAGATTCATGCAGAGATGAATGCTATCATCTGGGCAGCAAGAAAAGGCATCTCTATAGAAGGTGCTTCGATATTTGTAACACTTGAACCTTGTAGCGAATGTAGTAAAAACCTAATAGCAAGTGGTATCAAAAGAATCGTTTATGCAAAAGAGTATGAGCATACTCACTCAGATACGATTTCAAAATTTATTAAAGACAATGGTGTGAGTATAGAACAGCTTGCTCCAAAAGTATAG
- a CDS encoding slipin family protein, producing MYFDGPVFGIYVVVLVIVFLAMAIRILREYERGVVFTLGRFTGVKGPGLIILIPFIQQMVRVDLRTIVLDVPTQDVISHDNVSVHVNAVVYFRVLDPEKAIIQVEDYNTATSQLAQTTLRSVLGGHELDEMLAERERLNHDIQEILDKQTDAWGIKISNVEIKHIDLDESMVRAIAKQAEAERERRAKVINAKGELEASENLLAAAKKLSENSLGIQLRYLQTMSDISNDKTNTIIFPFSTELSKLFKGKE from the coding sequence ATGTATTTTGACGGACCAGTTTTTGGAATATATGTAGTAGTTTTAGTAATAGTGTTTTTGGCGATGGCCATTCGAATTTTACGAGAGTATGAACGCGGTGTTGTATTTACTCTTGGAAGATTTACTGGTGTCAAAGGCCCAGGTTTAATCATCCTTATCCCATTTATTCAACAGATGGTCAGAGTGGATTTAAGAACCATAGTTTTAGATGTCCCGACGCAAGATGTAATCTCTCACGATAATGTATCTGTCCATGTAAATGCCGTAGTATATTTTCGTGTATTAGATCCAGAGAAAGCAATCATACAAGTAGAGGATTATAATACAGCTACGAGTCAGCTCGCACAGACTACTCTGCGCTCAGTTCTTGGTGGACATGAACTTGATGAGATGCTAGCAGAGCGTGAAAGACTTAACCATGATATTCAAGAGATTCTTGATAAGCAGACAGATGCCTGGGGGATAAAAATCTCAAATGTTGAGATTAAGCATATTGACCTTGATGAGAGTATGGTTCGTGCTATTGCAAAACAGGCAGAAGCAGAGCGTGAACGTCGTGCTAAAGTAATCAATGCAAAAGGTGAGTTGGAAGCCAGTGAAAATCTGCTAGCAGCAGCAAAAAAACTCTCTGAAAATAGTTTAGGGATACAGCTTCGTTATCTTCAAACAATGAGTGATATTTCCAATGACAAGACTAATACAATCATATTTCCATTTTCAACAGAATTGAGTAAACTTTTTAAAGGTAAAGAATGA
- a CDS encoding class I SAM-dependent methyltransferase: MPRIDSQKFYSSAIEVHGVTAKGVNWHSKESQRTRFDIIFNILPKDLTQFTIADAGCGFGDLYLYAQKKKRLPKEYIGIDSLPDMYSIASEQTGCEIIIADICKDPLPSASYYICSGAMNVLNNFETHLFIRKCYEASEIGFIFNILHGDKESETYNYLTTAQIQKIASEIGVTKITLKDDYMEDDITVGFYK, from the coding sequence ATGCCACGCATAGACAGTCAAAAATTTTATAGCTCAGCGATAGAAGTTCATGGTGTTACTGCTAAAGGTGTGAACTGGCACTCAAAAGAGTCTCAACGCACTAGATTTGATATTATTTTCAATATACTACCGAAGGATTTAACACAATTCACTATTGCAGATGCAGGTTGTGGGTTTGGTGACTTGTATCTGTATGCTCAAAAAAAGAAAAGATTACCAAAAGAGTATATCGGAATAGACTCTCTACCTGACATGTACTCTATAGCATCTGAGCAAACAGGCTGTGAAATCATCATCGCCGATATTTGTAAAGACCCTCTTCCAAGTGCTTCTTACTACATCTGTAGTGGTGCGATGAATGTGCTAAATAATTTTGAGACACATCTTTTTATTCGTAAGTGTTATGAAGCATCTGAGATAGGATTTATCTTCAACATCTTACACGGAGATAAAGAGAGCGAAACTTATAACTATCTCACTACCGCTCAAATACAAAAGATTGCATCTGAGATTGGAGTTACAAAGATAACGCTAAAAGATGATTATATGGAAGATGATATAACGGTAGGCTTTTATAAATAA
- a CDS encoding sensor domain-containing diguanylate cyclase gives MKSNYKIIIVITILLLILSVTISVANYMVSLKSTQTHLKTQSLPLSIDNIYTEIQKHLIEPYLVSSMMANDTFLKDWIVHEEENVGKIAKYLDSIKNKYEMLTAFLVSEKSHKYYTHNGYLEEVKKDNPTNQWYFKFKNTPKSHEINLDFNENFTNTLIMFINFKIYDDNYNFIGATGIGIEISYIDEMLRMFKKNYHLNVYFLNEDGKVVLTRQNKEAYSHLNEMKELKKYRDQIISKDTSMIEYEKNGEEYLLKTKYIPELDIYLVVEAKLNDFDKEATQVFYFNLIISLIFTLLFAIIIMFVLRNYHRKLEILADFDSLTEIPNRRNFNTKFEQFLSLHKRDERPICLVFMDIDDFKSINDELGHNIGDEVLIQVAKILKNRVRKTDLLSRWGGEEFTIAFIDTNINDAHTITQKIREAIEKNETLKKTVGYNLTASFGLTACNEYDTIDTVISRADKAMYEAKQHGKNRVVLARSAVSEESS, from the coding sequence ATGAAATCAAACTACAAAATTATTATCGTTATTACTATCTTACTTCTTATCCTTTCTGTTACTATCTCTGTAGCCAATTACATGGTTTCACTAAAATCTACGCAGACGCATCTAAAAACTCAGTCGCTGCCTCTTTCTATTGACAATATCTATACTGAGATTCAAAAGCACTTAATAGAGCCTTATCTTGTTAGTTCTATGATGGCTAACGATACTTTTTTAAAAGACTGGATAGTTCATGAAGAGGAAAATGTAGGAAAAATAGCAAAATATCTTGACAGCATAAAAAACAAGTATGAGATGCTAACAGCATTCTTGGTCTCAGAGAAGAGTCATAAATACTACACTCATAATGGCTATTTAGAGGAAGTAAAAAAAGATAACCCAACTAATCAATGGTACTTCAAGTTCAAAAATACTCCAAAGAGCCATGAGATAAATCTAGACTTTAATGAGAACTTTACGAACACTCTTATTATGTTTATCAACTTTAAAATATACGATGACAACTATAATTTCATTGGTGCAACTGGGATTGGAATAGAGATTTCATATATTGATGAGATGCTTCGTATGTTCAAGAAAAACTACCATCTAAATGTTTACTTTTTAAATGAAGACGGAAAAGTTGTACTAACTAGACAAAACAAAGAAGCATATTCACATCTAAACGAGATGAAAGAGCTTAAAAAGTACAGAGATCAGATAATCTCAAAAGACACAAGTATGATTGAGTATGAAAAAAATGGTGAAGAGTACCTGCTCAAGACGAAGTATATTCCTGAACTAGATATCTATCTGGTAGTAGAAGCAAAATTAAATGACTTTGATAAAGAAGCTACACAAGTATTTTACTTTAACCTCATTATATCTTTGATTTTCACACTTTTATTTGCGATTATTATTATGTTTGTATTAAGAAATTACCACAGAAAACTAGAGATACTAGCTGACTTTGATTCACTTACAGAGATACCAAATAGACGAAACTTCAACACAAAATTTGAACAATTTTTATCTCTGCATAAAAGAGATGAGAGGCCTATTTGTCTTGTGTTTATGGATATAGATGATTTTAAGTCAATAAACGATGAGCTTGGTCACAATATCGGAGATGAAGTTTTAATACAAGTTGCTAAAATTTTAAAAAATAGAGTAAGAAAAACTGACCTTCTTTCACGATGGGGCGGAGAAGAGTTTACTATTGCATTTATAGACACAAATATAAATGATGCTCACACTATCACCCAAAAAATCAGAGAAGCAATAGAGAAAAATGAAACTCTTAAGAAAACTGTCGGATATAACCTTACAGCTAGTTTTGGTCTTACTGCCTGTAACGAGTACGATACTATTGATACAGTAATATCCAGAGCTGATAAAGCTATGTATGAAGCAAAACAACACGGTAAAAATAGAGTTGTTTTAGCACGATCGGCTGTTAGTGAAGAATCTTCCTAG
- the upp gene encoding uracil phosphoribosyltransferase gives MIHELTNPLTKTLVTHLRDQRRDAVRFRHTIAELTKQLVYEAFHDFPLLDRTVITWTGELSCKTIDEESIVVVTVLRAGMPMLDSVMELLPDAHAGFLAMKRDETTHESVLYYDRLPDCKGKTILLVDPMVATGGSMIDALELIKSRKPSRIITLNIIGSPEGLDVVKSAYPEIDIYIAQIDEKLNEDKYIIPGLGDAGDRSYNTVG, from the coding sequence ATGATTCATGAATTGACAAACCCTCTAACAAAAACCTTGGTGACACATCTAAGAGATCAAAGACGAGATGCAGTTCGTTTTAGACATACTATAGCCGAGCTCACAAAACAGCTTGTCTATGAAGCGTTTCACGACTTTCCTCTTCTAGATAGGACTGTAATTACATGGACGGGAGAATTAAGTTGTAAAACTATAGATGAAGAGAGTATTGTCGTAGTTACGGTTTTAAGAGCTGGGATGCCGATGCTAGACAGTGTAATGGAGCTTCTGCCTGATGCTCATGCCGGATTTTTAGCTATGAAAAGAGATGAGACAACACATGAAAGTGTTCTCTATTATGATAGACTTCCGGATTGTAAGGGGAAAACTATACTTTTAGTTGATCCGATGGTAGCAACTGGCGGTTCGATGATAGATGCATTGGAGCTTATAAAATCAAGAAAACCATCAAGAATAATAACACTAAACATAATAGGCTCACCAGAGGGTCTGGACGTGGTAAAATCTGCTTATCCTGAGATTGATATCTATATCGCACAAATAGATGAGAAACTCAACGAGGATAAGTACATAATACCAGGTCTTGGAGATGCTGGTGACAGGTCATATAATACGGTAGGGTAA
- a CDS encoding GAF domain-containing protein: MQKYKQIAEFGKKLMALGKIENSLELIADEAKMLLNADRCSIFIVDAEDKMLWTKLSDGIGRIVIALDSGIVGDTYKTTKPQVVNSPYDDSRFLPSIDKKSGYVTRNIITVPIFDSKREVIGVIQLLNKSRGDYDDKDLETLTFFANYVSGSLELVLMNEK; encoded by the coding sequence ATGCAGAAGTACAAGCAGATAGCAGAGTTTGGAAAAAAGCTTATGGCTTTGGGAAAGATTGAAAACTCACTGGAGCTTATAGCGGATGAGGCAAAGATGCTTTTAAACGCAGACAGATGCTCTATCTTTATAGTAGATGCTGAGGATAAGATGCTCTGGACTAAACTAAGTGATGGAATAGGGCGAATAGTTATTGCTCTAGATTCTGGGATTGTCGGAGATACATACAAAACTACAAAACCTCAAGTAGTTAATTCTCCGTATGATGATTCGAGATTTTTGCCTAGTATTGATAAAAAAAGTGGTTATGTGACTAGAAATATCATCACTGTTCCTATATTTGACTCTAAAAGAGAAGTTATAGGGGTTATCCAACTGCTTAACAAATCAAGAGGGGATTATGATGATAAAGACCTTGAGACACTTACATTTTTTGCAAACTACGTTAGCGGTAGTTTAGAACTTGTATTAATGAATGAAAAATAA
- the asnB gene encoding asparagine synthase (glutamine-hydrolyzing), translating into MCAIFGIVGEYDEAKAKRALALLSHRGPDYCGITQKTNLFFAHQRLSILDENARSHQPIKHENILLSFNGEIYNFKELKQELSSEFNFKTQGDSEVIIAAYLKWGADFALHLRGMFAIALMDADTLYLFRDRLGKKPLFFMHQDSFIFASEIKALTPFLNKTQMNEDALMSYLSFLAPTAPNTFFKGINKLASGEYLVLKNGQYEVKRYFDLLDTNPSIITDRDEALYTLESLLKESITMRLDADQPMASLLSGGIDSATINYYAKHSGVNLQTYTLGYENFAKYDERQNAKETADFLSLSNIDVEITQDDFIDASDKVLDSLDEPLNDPASVPLYLLFDRIKRDGYKVVLSGEGSDELFLGYRQYFEFLDIEQMSKLSNKNWLKKYFRSNYSQNREWEYYKRIFDDTLLFRTSGETFTDLQKNALMKRNVKDNQALKYLKTYRDRFEASPHTDESIWYSYIDLNHFQAEQFLTKLDRVSMAHSIESRTPFLDHKLASAVFSLDPKLRYEDGVTKSLLKQIMKPHLNEKILNRKKKGFSNPYMEYLVDSKKLELIKEVNQQTGMFKPKELDELLNSASTGGFKQHIWGLYVLSVWLKKWIV; encoded by the coding sequence ATGTGCGCAATATTTGGAATAGTTGGAGAGTATGATGAGGCAAAAGCAAAAAGAGCTTTAGCACTACTTTCTCACAGAGGCCCTGACTACTGCGGCATTACTCAAAAAACAAACTTATTTTTTGCACACCAGAGACTTAGCATCTTAGATGAGAACGCTCGTTCACATCAACCAATAAAGCATGAAAATATCCTTCTTTCTTTCAATGGAGAGATATATAACTTCAAAGAGTTAAAGCAAGAACTCTCATCCGAATTTAACTTCAAAACTCAGGGTGACAGCGAGGTAATCATCGCTGCATATCTAAAGTGGGGAGCAGACTTTGCACTGCATCTGCGAGGTATGTTTGCCATTGCTTTGATGGACGCTGATACACTATACCTCTTTCGTGACAGACTTGGTAAAAAGCCTCTCTTTTTTATGCACCAAGATAGTTTCATCTTTGCATCTGAGATAAAAGCGCTTACTCCTTTTTTAAACAAAACTCAGATGAACGAAGATGCTCTTATGAGTTACCTCTCTTTTTTAGCACCTACTGCTCCAAACACTTTTTTTAAAGGCATCAACAAACTTGCATCTGGAGAATATCTGGTTTTAAAAAACGGGCAGTATGAAGTAAAGAGATACTTCGACCTGCTAGACACTAACCCGAGTATCATAACAGATAGAGATGAAGCTCTGTATACCTTAGAGTCACTTTTAAAAGAGTCTATTACTATGCGTCTAGATGCTGACCAGCCTATGGCATCTCTACTCTCAGGAGGGATAGACAGTGCTACTATAAACTACTACGCAAAACACAGCGGAGTAAACCTTCAAACATATACACTTGGTTATGAAAATTTTGCAAAATATGATGAACGCCAAAATGCAAAAGAGACAGCTGACTTTTTGAGTCTTAGCAATATTGATGTAGAAATAACCCAAGATGATTTTATAGATGCAAGTGATAAAGTTTTAGACTCTTTGGATGAACCTCTGAACGATCCTGCATCTGTGCCTCTGTATTTGCTGTTTGATAGAATTAAAAGAGATGGATATAAAGTAGTTCTAAGCGGTGAAGGAAGTGATGAGCTTTTTCTTGGTTATAGACAATACTTTGAATTTTTAGATATAGAGCAGATGTCAAAACTCTCAAACAAGAACTGGCTAAAAAAATACTTCCGTTCAAACTACTCTCAAAATAGAGAGTGGGAATACTACAAAAGAATCTTCGATGATACACTTCTCTTTAGAACATCAGGTGAGACTTTTACAGACCTGCAAAAAAATGCTCTTATGAAAAGAAATGTAAAAGACAACCAAGCTCTAAAATACCTAAAAACTTATAGAGATAGATTTGAAGCATCCCCACATACAGATGAGAGCATCTGGTACAGCTACATAGACTTAAATCATTTTCAAGCTGAACAATTTCTTACAAAACTAGACCGTGTTAGTATGGCTCATAGTATTGAGTCTCGCACACCATTTTTAGACCATAAACTTGCATCTGCTGTTTTTAGTTTAGACCCGAAACTCCGCTACGAAGATGGAGTAACAAAGTCACTACTAAAACAAATAATGAAACCGCATCTAAATGAAAAAATCTTAAACAGAAAGAAAAAAGGTTTCTCAAATCCTTATATGGAGTACCTAGTTGACTCTAAAAAACTAGAACTTATCAAAGAGGTAAATCAACAGACTGGGATGTTTAAACCTAAAGAGTTAGATGAACTACTAAACTCTGCATCTACAGGTGGATTTAAACAGCACATTTGGGGGCTTTATGTGCTTAGTGTTTGGCTTAAGAAGTGGATAGTTTAA
- a CDS encoding iron-sulfur cluster assembly scaffold protein, whose translation MQEENQEELSIEIAKHMMQPENYGKLEDADCVGVGIDNATKSYVIMYMKRDSSHILDVKFGTNSATQDAATLGSLLTEMIKGEPIVDSLVTVLGLEQDLQEAYANIQPPKIDTSKPEGEQVEHISTDHQDSANMVLTSFRAAMRHYDRKQEGIEEEQFEMSIVKTCPYSSGDCSFVEKTKEKK comes from the coding sequence ATGCAAGAAGAAAATCAAGAAGAACTAAGTATTGAGATAGCTAAACACATGATGCAGCCTGAAAATTATGGCAAACTTGAAGACGCTGACTGTGTCGGTGTAGGTATTGATAATGCGACAAAGAGTTATGTAATCATGTATATGAAAAGAGACAGTAGTCATATTCTTGATGTGAAGTTTGGTACAAATTCGGCAACTCAAGATGCGGCAACTCTTGGCTCTCTTCTTACAGAGATGATAAAAGGTGAACCTATAGTGGATTCTCTTGTAACAGTTTTAGGATTAGAGCAAGACCTTCAAGAAGCTTATGCAAATATCCAACCGCCTAAAATAGATACATCCAAACCAGAAGGTGAGCAGGTAGAGCATATCTCAACAGATCATCAGGATAGTGCAAATATGGTACTTACTTCTTTTAGAGCAGCTATGCGCCACTACGACCGTAAGCAAGAAGGCATAGAAGAGGAACAGTTTGAGATGAGTATAGTAAAAACTTGTCCATACTCAAGCGGTGATTGTAGTTTTGTAGAAAAAACTAAAGAGAAAAAGTAA
- a CDS encoding GAF domain-containing protein has product MRYANIYKKLADFGRDLLNDTSYASGLPRIAKYAKEVIGAHRCSIFINDLEKKELWTTLADDIQRIIIPSNKGLVGHTIRERKPLIENNPYSNPHFLPDIDKESGYTTKNIVTAPIFNSKREIIGVLQLLNKEEGFDTEDIKFMIFFAHYVSGYLELIDLCLMEGSNDESKA; this is encoded by the coding sequence ATGAGATATGCAAATATTTATAAAAAACTTGCTGATTTTGGAAGAGATTTGTTAAATGACACCTCTTATGCAAGTGGCTTACCTCGGATAGCAAAGTATGCTAAAGAGGTTATCGGTGCACATAGATGCTCTATTTTTATAAACGATTTAGAAAAGAAAGAACTCTGGACTACTCTTGCAGATGATATCCAAAGGATTATTATCCCATCAAATAAAGGCTTGGTAGGTCATACTATTAGAGAAAGAAAGCCACTTATCGAAAATAATCCATACTCAAACCCTCACTTTCTTCCAGATATAGATAAAGAGAGTGGCTATACAACTAAAAATATAGTGACTGCTCCAATCTTCAACTCAAAAAGAGAGATAATCGGGGTCCTTCAACTGCTAAATAAAGAAGAGGGTTTTGATACTGAAGATATTAAGTTTATGATCTTTTTCGCTCACTATGTCAGCGGATACTTAGAGTTGATTGACCTTTGTCTGATGGAAGGCTCGAACGACGAGAGTAAAGCTTAA
- a CDS encoding NfeD family protein: MKRLLFLLFLIILPLFSASPTVVKLEISGAIGPATSSYLKEGIASAISHDVQMILIELDTPGGLSTSMREMIQDILNSPISVATYVYPKGARAASAGTYLLYASHVAAMAPGTNLGAATPVSIMPGQKTADANSSISTLEKKAINDATAYIKSLAQLNDRNISWAIEAVKEAESLSAEDALKSGVIDLMANNTEELLAKLHGRVVKVANQNHILNTKDANIINYEANFKTRFLSIITNPNMAYIFLLIAIYGIFFELMNPGAIFPGVLGGIAGVIALYALNIIPFNYAGLALIILGIAFMVAEVFITGFGVLGIGGVISFAFGSILLFDADTLGSSVSIPLILALTIVSLGFFVLVIRLFISSRSAKIVSGAEELVGALGEVIEVNENSYHVYCHGEAWSAKSKSKLSAGQRVEVIRLSGLTLEVKPIKE, from the coding sequence ATGAAGCGATTACTTTTTTTACTATTTCTAATTATTTTACCACTTTTTAGTGCCTCTCCTACAGTTGTGAAATTAGAGATAAGTGGTGCTATTGGGCCAGCTACTAGCAGCTACTTAAAAGAAGGAATTGCATCTGCTATCTCTCATGATGTTCAGATGATACTAATTGAACTTGATACTCCAGGAGGACTCTCAACCTCCATGAGAGAGATGATTCAAGATATTCTAAACTCTCCTATCTCTGTAGCTACCTATGTCTACCCAAAAGGTGCAAGAGCTGCTAGTGCAGGAACATATCTTCTTTACGCTTCTCATGTAGCAGCGATGGCACCAGGAACAAATCTTGGAGCTGCTACTCCCGTTAGCATTATGCCAGGACAAAAAACAGCAGATGCAAACAGCAGCATCTCTACACTAGAGAAAAAAGCAATCAATGATGCTACGGCTTACATAAAAAGTCTGGCTCAATTAAATGATCGCAATATCTCATGGGCAATCGAAGCTGTAAAAGAAGCTGAGAGTCTCTCTGCTGAGGATGCTTTAAAGTCTGGAGTTATTGATTTGATGGCTAACAACACAGAAGAGTTACTTGCTAAACTCCATGGCAGAGTTGTTAAAGTAGCTAATCAAAACCACATTCTGAATACTAAAGATGCCAATATAATCAACTACGAAGCAAATTTTAAAACGCGTTTTTTATCCATAATTACAAACCCTAATATGGCTTATATATTTCTGCTTATTGCCATATATGGTATATTTTTTGAGTTAATGAATCCTGGTGCTATTTTTCCAGGAGTCCTTGGCGGAATAGCAGGAGTTATTGCACTATATGCATTAAATATTATTCCTTTTAACTATGCAGGTCTGGCACTGATTATTTTAGGCATTGCCTTTATGGTCGCAGAAGTTTTTATAACAGGATTTGGTGTGCTTGGCATCGGTGGGGTAATATCCTTTGCCTTTGGTTCTATACTTCTATTTGATGCAGATACTTTGGGTAGTAGTGTTTCAATTCCATTAATCTTGGCATTGACTATTGTGAGCCTTGGATTTTTCGTGCTAGTTATTAGGCTCTTTATAAGTTCGCGTAGTGCAAAAATAGTCTCAGGAGCAGAGGAGCTAGTCGGCGCTCTCGGTGAAGTGATTGAAGTAAATGAAAACTCTTATCATGTATATTGTCACGGTGAAGCGTGGAGTGCAAAGAGTAAGTCAAAGTTGAGTGCAGGTCAAAGAGTAGAAGTCATAAGACTCTCAGGTCTTACACTCGAAGTTAAACCAATTAAGGAGTAA
- a CDS encoding class I SAM-dependent methyltransferase, giving the protein MNINFKEKSSKEILEWFETCEIEAGEIVELEVLESDIERIGYKAFVDLAQVFFMKMLTPTSSDAKSLTLRFQKLNLESSFHKADKSSEKYGVDSEFFTIDKTAQFSFLYHYREALKFINIKDKKRVLNLGVNRGDEFRVIEELLSADEFKEKEFVGIDYSASAIEYAKKDFPSANVDFRCHDINALDELGLGEFDLIISIGTLQSTNINFNTTFMSLYQNHLEKGGAIILGFPNCRWIDGEMIYGAKAPNYAFSELSLVLKDIHFCKKYLQQKKYRVTVTGKDYLFLTARKILH; this is encoded by the coding sequence ATGAATATAAATTTTAAAGAAAAAAGTTCAAAAGAAATACTTGAGTGGTTTGAGACTTGTGAAATAGAAGCTGGCGAGATTGTTGAGTTGGAAGTTTTAGAGAGTGATATAGAACGCATAGGCTATAAAGCATTTGTTGATTTAGCGCAGGTCTTTTTTATGAAGATGCTGACTCCTACAAGCTCAGATGCAAAGAGTTTAACCCTGAGATTTCAGAAGTTAAATCTTGAAAGTTCTTTTCACAAAGCAGATAAAAGCAGTGAAAAGTACGGTGTAGATAGTGAGTTTTTTACTATAGATAAAACAGCCCAGTTTAGTTTTCTTTACCACTATAGAGAGGCTCTGAAGTTCATAAATATCAAGGACAAAAAAAGAGTTTTAAACCTTGGTGTAAACAGAGGTGATGAGTTTAGAGTTATAGAGGAGTTACTAAGTGCTGATGAGTTTAAAGAAAAAGAATTTGTAGGGATTGACTACTCAGCATCTGCAATAGAGTATGCAAAAAAAGATTTCCCAAGTGCAAATGTAGACTTTAGATGCCACGATATAAATGCACTAGATGAGTTAGGACTTGGAGAGTTTGATCTTATCATCTCTATAGGAACTCTGCAAAGCACAAATATAAACTTTAACACTACTTTTATGTCTCTCTATCAAAACCATTTAGAAAAAGGTGGGGCTATAATTCTTGGATTTCCAAACTGTAGATGGATTGACGGGGAGATGATTTATGGTGCAAAAGCACCAAACTATGCATTTTCTGAGTTGAGTCTAGTTTTAAAAGATATACACTTTTGTAAAAAATATCTTCAACAAAAGAAATACAGAGTGACTGTAACCGGAAAAGACTATCTTTTCTTAACGGCTAGGAAGATTCTTCACTAA
- the arsC gene encoding arsenate reductase (glutaredoxin) (This arsenate reductase requires both glutathione and glutaredoxin to convert arsenate to arsenite, after which the efflux transporter formed by ArsA and ArsB can extrude the arsenite from the cell, providing resistance.) encodes MNQVTIWHNPSCSKSRAALNILEESGCEIEVVKYLKITPTKDEITTALTMLGMNPKELMRTKEDIYTELNLKVEDDYDKLVDAMVENPKLIERPVIFKDGQAIIGRPTSIIAKFLTS; translated from the coding sequence ATGAATCAAGTTACTATCTGGCATAACCCAAGTTGCTCAAAATCACGCGCGGCACTAAATATTTTAGAAGAAAGTGGTTGTGAAATAGAGGTAGTTAAATACTTAAAAATCACTCCGACTAAAGATGAAATAACAACAGCACTTACTATGCTTGGAATGAACCCTAAAGAGCTAATGAGAACTAAAGAAGATATCTACACTGAGTTAAATCTAAAAGTTGAAGATGATTATGATAAATTAGTAGATGCTATGGTTGAAAATCCAAAGCTAATTGAGAGACCTGTTATTTTTAAAGATGGACAAGCAATCATAGGAAGACCTACTTCTATAATTGCTAAGTTTTTAACTAGCTAA